The sequence GGCGAGGACGAGCGCGGCGACCGGGAGGAGCAGCGCGCCGACGAGCATCAGGGTGTACGCGGCCCCGGCGTGGTCGAAGGTGAACTTGCCGTTCTCGACGCGGTGCGGGCCGATGAAGGCGGCGACGACCGGGGCGGCGACGGCGGCGAGCGCGGCGGTCACGCGTGCCACGGTCTGGAGGTGCTCGGTCGTACGGGCCCGGCGGGGTTCCTCGGTCTCCTGGTCGAGCAGCGCGTGCGCCGTATTGGCGGAGACACCGGCCGCGAGACCGGCGAGCAGCAGGAGCAGCAGGACCGTGGTGATGTCGGGGACGAGCCCGGCGATCAGCAGCGAGAGCCCGGCGAGCGCGATCGCGAGCGCGAGCAGGCGGCGCCGCGAGAGCGCGGGCAGCACGGAGCGCGCGCCGCGGATGCCGAGGGCGGTGCCACCGGCGAGCGCGAGCACGAAGAGGCCGTACGCGACGGGGCCGCCCCCGAGGTCGGCCGCGTGCAGCACGGCGACGCCCACGGCGGCGGCGACGGCACCGGCGACCGCCGCGCCCGCGCCGACGAGAGCGGGCACAGCGCCCGTACGCCCCTTGTCACGCGCTCCGCCGTCCTCGGCCCCGGCCGTCCGGGGGCGGCGCAGGCCCTCCAGCGGGGAGCGCGGGCGCGGCGTGCGTCCGCCGGGCAGTTCGAGCGCCGAGACCACGGAGAGCGAGGCGGCGAAGAAGCCGGCGGCGACGTACGAGGCGAGCGCGGCCTGGTGCAGCGCGAACCAGTCGAGGCCCGCGCCGAGCAGGTTCCCGACGAGGGTGACGACAAGGAGGGTGAGCGCCGCCGCCGGGATGGCGAGGAAGTTCGTACGCACCGACAGTGTGCGCAGGGCGCGCAGGTGGTCGGGGAGCGGGCGCACCGCGTCGCCCTCGACCGGTGGCGCGGGCAGCAGCGCGGGCGCCGCGCTCTCGCGGCACACCGTCCACAGCCGCTCCGCGAGACCGGCGACGAACACGGTGACGAGGAGGAGCGCGAGCGCGTTGTCCGGGGTCCAGTCGATCCACAGCGGGGCCACGATGAGCAGCGCGGCCCGCACGCCGTCGGCGGCGGTCATGGTCCAGCGCCGGTCGAGCGGCCCCTCGGGCGCCGTGAGGGCCGTGAGCGGGCCGAGCAGCACGGCGCCGAAGAGCAGCGTGGCGACGAGGCGCGCGCCGACGACGGCCGCGACCGCGAGGGCCGCGCCGCGGTACCCGCCGCCGAAGCTGTCCTGGAGCACGGCGGACTGGAGCACGAGCACGACGAGCACGAGCAGCGCGAGGACATCGCCCACGCCGCCCACGAACTGGGCGCTCCACAGCCGCTTGAGGGGCTGCGAGCGCAGCAACGCGCGGACGGCGCGCTCACGGGAGTCCGCGACCAGGGCGCTGTCCGAGGTCGGGCTCTCCGAGGTCGCGCTGCCCGACGTCGCGTGGTCTGAGGTCCGGGCGGCGTCCGCCTCCTGCTCGGCTCGCATCATTCGGCCAGCCTATCGGCCGGATCGGACATTCCGTGGCCACGCCCGAACATACGTCCCCTCACCGGCACGCCTTCTTCTCCTTCCGCAGGGGGCCGGGGTTCCGTGATCAACCCCGCGTCGTGCCCGTACCCACCTCAGCACCGCCAAACAACCGCGCCACAGGTCCCGGCGAAAGCCCGCACGCACGGCGAAGGCCGGGCGGCTCTTCGCAGCCGGCCCGGCACGCACGGCGAGGGCCGGACAGCAGTTCGCCGTCCGGCCCTCGCCGCGTCACTCGCCTCGCGGGAATCACTCCGCGGGGATCACGGAGATCACTCCACAGGGATCACGGGAATCACTCCGCGGGAATCACGAGGATCACTCCGTGGAGAACTCTCCGCCGGGAATCTCACTCCCCGCCATCGCCCCCGTCGCCGCCCGCACCCGATCGCGCGCCCGCCGCCGCCTTCTTGGCGGTGGTCGTCTTCGCGGCCGTCTTCTTCGCGGTCGTCGTCTTCTTCGCCGCCGTCTTCTTGGCCGCGGTCTTCTTCGCCGCGCCCGTCGTGGCCGTCTTCTTCGCGGGTGCCTTCTTGGCGGCCTTCTTCGCGGTCTTCTTCGCCGGGCCCTTCGCGCGCTTCTCGGCGAGCAGCTCGTAGCCGCGCTCCGGCGTGAGCTCCTCGACGCTGTCGGAGGCGCGCAGCGTCGCGTTGGTCTCGCCGTCGGTCACGTACGCGCCGAAGCGGCCGTCCTTGACGACGACGGGCTTGCCGCTCACCGGGTCCTCGCCCAGCTCCTTGAGCGGCGGTTTCGCGGCGGCGCGCCCGCGCTGCTTGGGCTGCGCGTAGATCGCGAGCGCCTCGTCGAGGGTGATGTCGAAGATCTGGTCCTCGGTCTGGAGCGACCGCGAGTCCGTGCCGCGCTTGAGGTACGGGCCGTAGCGGCCGTTCTGCGCGGTGATCTCGACGCCCTCGGGGTCGGCGCCGACGACGCGCGGCAGCGACATGAGCTTGAGCGCGTCCTGGAGCGTCACCGTGTCGAGGGTCATCGACTTGAAGAGCGAGGCGGTGCGCGGCTTGATCGCGTTCTTGCCGGTCTTCGGGGTGCCCTCGGGGAGGATCTCGGTCACGTAGGGGCCGTAGCGGCCGTTCTTCGCGACGATCTCGCGGCCCGTCTCCGGGTCCGTGCCCAGCTCGAAGTCGCCGCTCGGCTTCGCGAGCTGCTCCTCCGCGAACTCCACGGTCAGCTCGTCGGGCGCGAGGTCGCTGGGGATGTCGGCGTGCTGGTACTCCTCGGTGCCCTTCTCGCCGCGCTCGACGTAGGGCCCGTACCGCCCGACGCGCAGCACGATGCCGTCGCCGACCGGGAAGGAGGAGATCTCGCGCGCGTCGATCGCGCCGAGGTCGGTCACGAGTTCCTTGAGGCCGCCGAGGTGGTCGCCGTCGCCGTTGCCCGCCGCGGCGGCCGCGCCGCTGCCCGCGCCGTCCCCGTCGCCCTCACCGAAGTAGAAGCGGCGCAGCCACGGCACCGCCTGCGCCTCACCGCGTGCGATGCGGTCGAGGTCGTCCTCCATCTTCGCCGTGAAGTCGTAGTCGACGAGCCGCCCGAAGTGGCGCTCCAGGAGGTTGACGACGGCGAAGGAGAGGAAGGACGGGACGAGCGCGGTGCCCTTCTTGAAGACGTAGCCGCGGTCGAGGATCGTGCCGAGGATCGAGGCGTACGTGGAGGGGCGTCCGATCTCGCGCTCCTCCAGCTCCTTGACCAGGCTCGCCTCGGTGTAGCGGGCGGGCGGCTTGGTGGCGTGCCCGTCGGCCGTCAGCTCCTCGGCGCTCAGCGGATCGCCCTCGGCGACCTGCGGCAGGCGCCGCTCGCGGTCGTCCAGCTCCGCGTTCGGGTCGTCGGCGCCTTCGACGTACGCCTTGAGGAAGCCGTGGAAGGTGATCGTCTTGCCGGAGGCGGAGAACTCGGCGTCGCGGCCGTCGCTCGCCGTGCCGCCGAGGCGGACGGTGACGCTGTTGCCGGTCGCGTCCTTCATCTGCGAGGCGACGGTGCGCTTCCAGATCAGCTCGTAGAGGCGGAACTGGTCGCCGGTCAGGCCGGTCTCGGCGGGCGTGCGGAAACGATCCCCCGAGGGGCGGATCGCCTCGTGCGCCTCCTGCGCGTTCTTGACCTTCCCGGCGTACGTACGCGGCTTCTCCGGGAGGTAGTCGGCGCCGTACAACTGCGTGACCTGGGCGCGCGCGGCGGAGATCGCCGTGTCGGAGAGCGTCGTGGAGTCCGTACGCATGTAGGTGATGAAGCCGTTCTCGTACAGCTTCTGCGCGACCTGCATCGTCGCCTTCGCGCCGAAGCCGAGCTTGCGGCTCGCCTCCTGCTGGAGGGTCGTGGTGCGGAAGGGCGCGTACGGGGAGCGGCGGTACGGCTTCGACTCGACGGAGCGCACGGCGAAGCTCGCCTCGGCGAGGGCGCTCGCGAGGGTGCGTGCGGCCTGCTCGTCGAGGTGGAGGACGTCCGACTTGAGCCGGCCGCTCGCGTCGAAGTCCCTGCCCTGCGCGACGCGCTTGCCGTCCACGGTGTTCAGGCGCGCGACGACGGTGGACGGGTCGCTCGCGTCGCCGGTACGACCGGTGCCGAAGGTGCCGGTCAGGTCCCAGTACGCGGCCGAACGGAACGCGATGCGCTCGCGTTCCCGCTCGACGACGAGCCGCGTCGCGACGGACTGGACACGCCCGGCCGACAGGCCCGACATGACCTTCTTCCACAGCACGGGGGAGACCTCGTAGCCGTAGAGCCGGTCGAGGATGCGGCGGGTCTCCTGGGCGTCGACGAGCTTCTGGTTCAGCTCGCGCGGGTTGGCGACGGCGGCGCGGATCGCGTCCTTGGTGATCTCGTGGAAGACCATCCGGTGGACGGGGATCTTCGGCTTGAGGACCTCTTGGAGGTGCCAGGCGATCGCCTCGCCCTCCCGGTCCTCATCGGTGGCGAGGAAGAGTTCGTCGGACTCGCGCAGCAGGTCCTTGAGCTTCTTGACCTGCGACTTCTTGTCCGCGTTGACGACGTAGACGGGCTGGAAGTCGTGCTCCACGTCGACCCCGAGGCGGCGCGTCTCGCCGGTGTACTTCTCCGGGACCTCGGCGGCACCGCTGGGGAGGTCGCGGATGTGCCCGACGCTCGCTTCGACGATGTAGCCGGGGCCCAGGTAGCCCTTGATCGTCTTCGCCTTGGCGGGCGACTCGACGATGACGAGTCGGCGACCGCCGTTCGCGGTCTCGCTGGTCGGGGACAACGTGGCTCTTCTCTCCGGTCGAGGCTCAAGGTCCGCGGGACGTGAAGACGTGCCCGGGGCCGGGCCACAGGGGACCCGACGCCTCCCACACTCCTGCGGGTGGGTGACTGCTGACGCTGCGGAGTGTGACGGTACCTCCCGCCCCCGTGTCAAACGGGAAAAGCCCGCAACGGCCACTCGAACGGTAACCCGACTACCGCCATTCCTGCCGCCCGGACCACCTCTCAGCCGTTTCGCACGGAGTGCGGTGATACGGGCCGTCCTGGTTCCGTCGCAGGTGGGAGGGGGTGCGGGTGCCTCCGGCGGTACGCGTACGGGGGGCCCTCACGAGCGGGACCCCGCCCGGACCGCCCGCTCCCCCGCCCCCGGGCGGACCTTCCCACGCCCGGCTCGGCCCCCTCTACGACAACGGCGGTACGCCCGTCCCCCGCCCCATCCGCTTCAGATCCGCCCGAAGCACCAGAGCCCGAGGCCGAGACTGCTCACCGAGAACAGCAGCGCGAGCGCCGCGGCGGTTCCCGTCCTGGCTCCCTCGGCGACCGGCACCCCGAGAGCGATTCGCACACAGGTCCACACGAGCAGGCAGCCCCCGAAAAGCAGGAACACCGCCCCGGCGAAGACCGCCGGCAGGTTCTCCGTGACCGCATCGACCCTGTCCATCCGGCCGTCCGCCTCCCCCGGCGCCGTACCCGGCACCCCCGCGGGCCGGTCCGACCCCGGGCCCTCTGTTGCGGGAAGGCTGGCAGCGGGTCGCTTCGTCCACACGAACCCCAGGTGAACTCGGGGACACCACGAGACGACGAGGGGCTGGGGATGGGGGGCGCGCGGGGCGGGGGGTGCGGGGCGCGCTGGGGGTGCGGGGCGGGAGGCGCTGGAGCGCGGGGGGTGCGGGGCGCTGGGCGCTCGGGCGCGGGGCGGCTGGCCGGAGCGTGCCGGACCGGGCTTGTGGCCGGGGGCTGGGGCTGGGAGCGTCCGGGCCGGGGCGCGAGGGTGCGGGAGCAGGGGCGGGACGTATGGGGCCGAGGGCCGGGGCGTGCGAGGTGGAGAGCCGGGCATGCGCTGCCCGCCCGGCCGTGGGCACAGCCCGCCACGCGCTCCGCCCCGTCCCGTCCCGTACGCACGAGAGCCGCCCGGCCCCGCCCGCCGCGGCCCACCCGGCCCGTACGAGAGCCCGTCCCGCCCCGTTCGCTCAGCGCACGCCCGGCTGCTCCTCCTCCCCCGCCTCGCCCGTCCCGCTCAGTCCCACCGGGTACAGGAAGCCCTGCTCGACCAGGAGGCGGATCTGGGCCGGAGTCCGGTCCCGGAGCAGCACCGGGTCCTCCTCCACGAGCTGGGCGATCGCGTCGAGGATCGCGCCCGCGCTGAGCGTGCCGTCGCACACGCCCGCGAAGCCCGCGCCGATCGTGTCGACCCTCGTCGCTCGGCGCATCCCGCGGTGCTGGCGCAGCACCACGTACTCCGGGTTCTCCGCGCCCGGCTGCCCGATCTGCTCCTGCACCACCTCGGCGGCGAGCCGAAAGTGGTCGGCGAGGAGCGCCGCGTCGTCGTGCGTACGGAGATAGTCGAGGCGGGCGAAGTGCGCGCGGACCTCGGGCCCGAGTGGCTGCTCGACCGGGTGCGGCCACTCCTCGATCGTCACGGAGGGCTCGGCGGCCGTCGTACGGCGCAGCGTGATCCAGCCGAAGCCGATCGCGGTGGTGCCGCGCGCCGCGAAGGAATCGAGCCATTCCTCGTACCGCCGCGTGTACTCCGCGCTCCCCTCCTTGTGGTCCCCCGCATCCCGCAACCACAGCTCCGCGTACTGCGTGACGTCCTGCACCTCGCGCTGCACGAACCAGGCGTCGCAGCCGGCCGGGACCCAGTCGCGCACCCGCTCGGTCCACGTCTCGCCGTCGACGTGCTCCCAGTTGGCGAGGAACTGCGCGTACCCGCCCTCATTGAGCCGCTCGCCCGCCGAGGAGACCAGCTCGCGGCAGAGGCCGTCGCCCTCCCGGCCGCCGTCGCGGTAGGTGAGCCGGGCGCCCGGTGAGATGACGAAGGGGGGATTGGAGAGGACGAGGTCGAAGGTCTCCGTCCCGACCGGCTCGAAGAGCGAGCCCGCGAGGAGGCGCGCGGGCTTCGCTCCGGAGAGGGCGAGGGTGAGCGCGGCGAAGACGAGCGCACGCGGGTTGAGGTCGGTGGCGGTGAGGCGGGCGGCGTGCGGTGAGGCGTGCAGGGCCTGGATGCCGGAGCCCGTACCGAGATCGAGAACGCTGCCGACCGGGGTGCGCACGGTGAGCCCGGCGAGGGTGGTCGAGGCGCCGCCGACGCCCAGGACGACGCCCTCCGCGCGCTTGCCGATCCCGCCGGCCCCGCCCACGGCGCAGCCCAGGTCGGAGACGACGTACCAGTCCTCGTCCTCGGGACCGCCGTACGGACGCACGTCGACGGTGGCGCGCAGCTCGCCCCCGCCGTCCTCGCGCAGCCAGTCGCACTCCGCCGC comes from Streptomyces sp. Tu6071 and encodes:
- a CDS encoding DUF7059 domain-containing protein, with protein sequence MSTTSTNASPHDPAEPLPGAESLPAHEGRGAEVAGLLREALRKAEFTADGLLDLLGAPAYAALARGETVPALRATRAAGPVATLVRLFLLQRGVTRAALVAVLGEELVAAAAECDWLREDGGGELRATVDVRPYGGPEDEDWYVVSDLGCAVGGAGGIGKRAEGVVLGVGGASTTLAGLTVRTPVGSVLDLGTGSGIQALHASPHAARLTATDLNPRALVFAALTLALSGAKPARLLAGSLFEPVGTETFDLVLSNPPFVISPGARLTYRDGGREGDGLCRELVSSAGERLNEGGYAQFLANWEHVDGETWTERVRDWVPAGCDAWFVQREVQDVTQYAELWLRDAGDHKEGSAEYTRRYEEWLDSFAARGTTAIGFGWITLRRTTAAEPSVTIEEWPHPVEQPLGPEVRAHFARLDYLRTHDDAALLADHFRLAAEVVQEQIGQPGAENPEYVVLRQHRGMRRATRVDTIGAGFAGVCDGTLSAGAILDAIAQLVEEDPVLLRDRTPAQIRLLVEQGFLYPVGLSGTGEAGEEEQPGVR
- the topA gene encoding type I DNA topoisomerase translates to MSPTSETANGGRRLVIVESPAKAKTIKGYLGPGYIVEASVGHIRDLPSGAAEVPEKYTGETRRLGVDVEHDFQPVYVVNADKKSQVKKLKDLLRESDELFLATDEDREGEAIAWHLQEVLKPKIPVHRMVFHEITKDAIRAAVANPRELNQKLVDAQETRRILDRLYGYEVSPVLWKKVMSGLSAGRVQSVATRLVVERERERIAFRSAAYWDLTGTFGTGRTGDASDPSTVVARLNTVDGKRVAQGRDFDASGRLKSDVLHLDEQAARTLASALAEASFAVRSVESKPYRRSPYAPFRTTTLQQEASRKLGFGAKATMQVAQKLYENGFITYMRTDSTTLSDTAISAARAQVTQLYGADYLPEKPRTYAGKVKNAQEAHEAIRPSGDRFRTPAETGLTGDQFRLYELIWKRTVASQMKDATGNSVTVRLGGTASDGRDAEFSASGKTITFHGFLKAYVEGADDPNAELDDRERRLPQVAEGDPLSAEELTADGHATKPPARYTEASLVKELEEREIGRPSTYASILGTILDRGYVFKKGTALVPSFLSFAVVNLLERHFGRLVDYDFTAKMEDDLDRIARGEAQAVPWLRRFYFGEGDGDGAGSGAAAAAGNGDGDHLGGLKELVTDLGAIDAREISSFPVGDGIVLRVGRYGPYVERGEKGTEEYQHADIPSDLAPDELTVEFAEEQLAKPSGDFELGTDPETGREIVAKNGRYGPYVTEILPEGTPKTGKNAIKPRTASLFKSMTLDTVTLQDALKLMSLPRVVGADPEGVEITAQNGRYGPYLKRGTDSRSLQTEDQIFDITLDEALAIYAQPKQRGRAAAKPPLKELGEDPVSGKPVVVKDGRFGAYVTDGETNATLRASDSVEELTPERGYELLAEKRAKGPAKKTAKKAAKKAPAKKTATTGAAKKTAAKKTAAKKTTTAKKTAAKTTTAKKAAAGARSGAGGDGGDGGE